The following are from one region of the Variovorax sp. V213 genome:
- a CDS encoding IS66 family transposase, whose translation MPIQAGVSSPATITAEELVALIAERDALAGALRVATTERDLALERLRSLQRQLFAAKSEARGTDQKDLFLNEAEALAPTDQTPQAEVEDIDEEESTPVAGHQRKKRGRKPLDPALPREIVRHELPEAERVCAHDGHALVEIGAEVSEQMDVIPEQVRVLQHHRIKYACPCCDQSLKVAPTPARIIARGLLTEQAQAWVITGKYQFGMPLYRTAVLLRRFGGDIASNTLASGIVRIGQAVQPVINLLRDHLLDSDLIYGDETTVQVLKEPGRKAQTKSFMWAQMNGTGPPVRLFAYAPGRGAVHAEKLYAGIRPGTTLITDGYEVYNGIAKAGGLTHLGCWVHARRPFIKADESIPKAARSSDQIAARFVRLIGKLYRAESLARHWTPARRLRLRSRYSAAIVREIERLLLTHLHSVAPSSLLGEALHYLHGQWPKLVRFLDNGSWPLDSNPVENAIRPFVVGRRSWLFADTVGGANASANLYSLIETAKANNVEPYRYLVALFKKLPLAQTVDDYEALLPWNLELGGA comes from the coding sequence AGCGGGACTTGGCGCTCGAGCGGTTGAGGTCCTTGCAGCGCCAGCTCTTCGCCGCCAAGAGCGAAGCCCGCGGCACCGATCAGAAGGACCTGTTCCTCAACGAGGCCGAGGCGCTCGCGCCCACAGATCAGACGCCGCAGGCCGAGGTCGAAGACATCGACGAAGAGGAGTCGACACCGGTCGCGGGCCATCAACGTAAGAAACGCGGACGCAAGCCGCTGGACCCTGCGCTGCCGCGCGAGATCGTGCGCCACGAACTGCCCGAGGCCGAGCGTGTGTGCGCGCATGACGGGCACGCGCTGGTGGAGATCGGCGCCGAGGTTAGCGAGCAGATGGATGTCATCCCCGAACAGGTGCGCGTGCTGCAGCACCACCGCATCAAGTACGCCTGTCCCTGCTGCGATCAGAGCCTGAAGGTTGCACCGACGCCGGCGCGCATCATCGCGCGCGGGCTGCTCACCGAGCAGGCCCAGGCCTGGGTCATCACCGGCAAGTACCAGTTCGGCATGCCGCTGTACCGAACGGCCGTATTGCTGCGCCGCTTCGGTGGCGACATCGCGAGCAATACGCTGGCTTCCGGCATCGTGCGCATCGGCCAGGCTGTACAGCCGGTCATCAACCTGCTGCGCGACCACTTGCTGGACTCGGACCTGATCTACGGCGACGAGACCACGGTCCAGGTGCTCAAGGAGCCTGGGCGCAAGGCACAGACGAAGAGCTTCATGTGGGCGCAGATGAATGGCACTGGTCCACCGGTACGGCTGTTCGCCTATGCACCGGGGCGCGGCGCCGTGCACGCCGAGAAGCTGTATGCCGGCATCCGTCCCGGAACGACGCTCATCACCGACGGCTACGAGGTCTACAACGGCATCGCGAAGGCCGGCGGTCTCACGCACCTTGGATGCTGGGTGCACGCGCGCAGGCCGTTCATCAAGGCTGACGAGTCCATCCCGAAGGCAGCCCGCTCGTCCGATCAGATCGCGGCCCGGTTCGTACGGCTGATTGGCAAGCTGTACCGTGCGGAGTCCTTGGCCAGGCACTGGACGCCCGCGCGCCGCCTGCGACTGCGTTCGCGCTACAGCGCCGCCATCGTGCGCGAGATCGAGCGCTTGCTGCTCACGCACCTGCACAGCGTTGCGCCGTCGAGTCTGCTGGGTGAAGCGCTGCACTACCTGCACGGTCAGTGGCCCAAGCTCGTGCGGTTCCTGGACAACGGCTCCTGGCCGTTGGACTCCAACCCGGTGGAGAACGCCATCCGGCCCTTCGTCGTCGGGCGGCGCAGCTGGTTGTTCGCCGACACCGTCGGCGGTGCCAACGCGAGCGCCAATCTCTACTCGCTGATCGAGACCGCCAAGGCCAACAACGTCGAGCCCTACCGCTACCTCGTCGCGCTGTTCAAGAAGCTGCCGCTGGCGCAAACGGTCGACGACTACGAGGCGCTGCTGCCCTGGAACCTTGAACTCGGCGGCGCGTAG
- a CDS encoding RidA family protein, with product MNFPQSRNFAHTRSHQSPAPIWQTEAVRAGAFIFTSAVLATDWVHAIAPEATIDSQFPYFDSAAERQTDYILRKLSQTLQQAGSSLDRVIKAHVFLLDSTDFPGFDRVWKRYFPNPPTRTTVGAAGLLIPGARLEIALIAVASDADIPMRPAVSDAPRPLTKKVEAMRAGDFVFTSGQLAHNAVAGVPPEAAGPDGQVDLAKQTVYTLQNMTRSLAAAGAKPTDVIKGQALLLDTSNEDEFLGAWRETFPRKPALAVTGIGSLLVTGTIIEIDLTAYTGDALRLPTETGSRGPEAIGCGELVFSAGIFPGFDTGEMPPECVVHAAYPHYASSIQLQTEWVLARLDAALRKVSSDLAHVAKAQVFLTDLSDFAIFDDVWRAHFQSAPARSVVKASPLPVQGARIAVEVIAVAA from the coding sequence ATGAACTTTCCTCAAAGCCGCAACTTCGCGCACACCCGCAGCCACCAATCCCCAGCCCCCATCTGGCAAACCGAAGCCGTGCGGGCCGGCGCGTTCATCTTTACCTCCGCCGTGCTGGCCACCGACTGGGTTCATGCAATCGCACCTGAAGCCACCATCGATTCGCAGTTCCCGTACTTCGATTCGGCGGCCGAACGCCAGACCGACTACATCTTGCGAAAGCTCTCGCAAACGCTGCAGCAAGCCGGCAGCTCGCTGGACCGTGTGATCAAGGCCCATGTATTCCTGCTCGACAGCACGGACTTTCCCGGTTTCGATCGCGTGTGGAAGCGCTACTTTCCCAATCCGCCGACACGCACTACCGTCGGGGCCGCCGGGCTGCTGATTCCCGGCGCGCGACTGGAAATCGCGCTGATTGCCGTCGCATCTGATGCCGACATTCCGATGCGGCCCGCAGTTTCCGACGCACCCCGTCCGCTGACCAAGAAAGTCGAAGCGATGCGAGCGGGCGATTTTGTGTTCACCTCGGGTCAACTGGCCCACAATGCCGTGGCTGGTGTGCCGCCCGAAGCTGCAGGCCCGGATGGGCAGGTGGACCTCGCCAAACAGACCGTCTATACCCTGCAGAACATGACCCGTTCGCTGGCTGCCGCCGGGGCCAAGCCCACGGATGTCATCAAGGGCCAGGCGCTCTTGCTCGACACCAGCAACGAAGATGAGTTCCTTGGCGCCTGGCGCGAGACCTTCCCGCGCAAACCCGCACTCGCGGTGACGGGGATCGGCTCACTGCTTGTGACAGGGACGATCATTGAGATCGACCTCACCGCGTACACCGGCGATGCACTGCGACTGCCCACGGAAACTGGCTCGCGAGGCCCCGAAGCCATCGGCTGCGGCGAGTTGGTATTTTCCGCCGGCATCTTCCCGGGTTTCGACACCGGTGAGATGCCACCGGAGTGTGTGGTGCATGCCGCATATCCGCACTATGCATCGTCCATCCAGCTGCAGACCGAATGGGTGTTGGCCCGTCTGGACGCAGCGCTGCGCAAGGTCAGCAGTGACCTCGCACACGTTGCGAAGGCGCAGGTCTTCCTGACGGACCTTAGCGACTTTGCCATCTTCGATGACGTGTGGCGCGCGCACTTTCAATCGGCGCCGGCGCGCTCGGTCGTCAAGGCTTCGCCATTGCCCGTGCAGGGGGCGAGAATTGCGGTCGAGGTGATTGCCGTGGCAGCGTAA
- a CDS encoding LysR family transcriptional regulator — MGRPLNSRHIEAFRAVMLSGTTTAAAQILHTTQPAISRTLAQLQSASGIRLFEIQRGRLLPTPEAKELFDAVQRHFLGLEKVEQTIASLKHSGVGLLRIACTPVLGLAVLPSVVYSFKRDYPGVHVTLHTIGTHLMRDGLLSGIYDIALSTSDISTTGLDPVLMHQDRSVCVMHKKHPLAGKSSVHVRDLGHYPLLAHHADDAQHQMLQQLMTKHGVVPPSIIETNYSATICTLAAESAGIGLVSTYAASVFANLVHAAPFTPAIAVQTHMAYAPNVAPSKLTTDFVERLKAHFKVMKG; from the coding sequence ATGGGCCGCCCTTTGAATTCCCGCCACATCGAAGCCTTTCGCGCCGTGATGCTCAGCGGCACCACCACGGCCGCCGCGCAAATCTTGCACACTACACAGCCGGCGATCAGCCGCACCCTGGCTCAATTGCAGTCGGCCAGTGGCATCCGGTTGTTCGAAATCCAGCGCGGACGGCTGCTGCCGACACCAGAAGCGAAGGAGCTGTTCGACGCGGTGCAGCGGCACTTCCTCGGTCTTGAAAAGGTCGAACAGACCATCGCGTCGCTGAAGCACTCCGGCGTCGGGCTGCTGCGAATTGCGTGCACGCCGGTCCTGGGCTTGGCCGTGCTGCCCTCTGTCGTCTACAGTTTCAAACGCGACTACCCGGGCGTGCACGTCACCCTGCACACCATCGGAACGCATCTCATGCGCGACGGCCTGCTCAGTGGCATATACGACATCGCGCTCTCGACCAGCGACATCAGCACGACCGGCCTGGATCCCGTGCTGATGCACCAGGACCGATCGGTGTGCGTCATGCACAAGAAGCACCCGCTGGCGGGCAAGTCGAGTGTCCATGTGCGCGATCTGGGGCACTACCCTCTGCTCGCCCACCACGCGGACGACGCGCAACACCAGATGCTGCAGCAGCTCATGACAAAGCATGGTGTCGTGCCGCCATCGATCATCGAGACCAATTACTCGGCGACGATATGCACGCTCGCGGCCGAAAGCGCCGGCATCGGCTTGGTCAGCACCTACGCAGCTTCGGTGTTCGCGAACCTCGTTCATGCCGCCCCCTTCACGCCGGCCATCGCAGTGCAGACACACATGGCCTACGCGCCCAATGTCGCGCCATCGAAGCTCACCACCGATTTCGTCGAGCGTCTGAAGGCTCACTTCAAGGTAATGAAAGGCTGA
- a CDS encoding pyrroline-5-carboxylate reductase family protein, protein MSLKALFLGYGRMGAALGETWFEANLVHSIDAVDPQCSRDVKAKVFRTAEELPDTSYDVVVVAVKPALASEALAALAHDRLAKATIISVMAGVSIDTLQQVLPFKRPVGKQSINHALARGVRADARRTAYAPPSSRFQGSSAS, encoded by the coding sequence ATGAGCCTCAAGGCACTTTTTCTAGGCTACGGCCGGATGGGAGCGGCCCTTGGCGAGACTTGGTTCGAAGCTAACCTGGTTCACAGCATCGACGCCGTGGACCCCCAGTGCTCGAGAGATGTCAAGGCGAAGGTCTTTCGCACGGCCGAAGAACTGCCGGACACTTCTTATGATGTCGTCGTGGTCGCCGTCAAGCCGGCGTTGGCCTCCGAAGCGTTGGCCGCTTTGGCGCATGATCGTCTCGCCAAAGCCACCATCATTTCGGTCATGGCAGGTGTTTCCATCGACACCCTTCAGCAGGTCCTACCGTTCAAGCGTCCTGTCGGTAAGCAGTCAATAAACCACGCCCTTGCGCGTGGTGTCAGAGCCGATGCGCGCAGGACGGCCTACGCGCCGCCGAGTTCAAGGTTCCAGGGCAGCAGCGCCTCGTAG
- a CDS encoding VOC family protein — MKKLPALFQDLHHVCIVVRDIEASTSYYESIGVGPWQQMTSFEAFREELQVPDIEAFMQLKYRYALLNNIQIQLCEPPDGNTLQRRFLEQYGEGVFHLGFTVADCDTAEELGEAVGLEVLMRGRKPDRSGFTYFHTAEGGAGVTLEIRAASK, encoded by the coding sequence ATGAAGAAACTTCCCGCGTTATTTCAAGATCTGCATCACGTGTGTATCGTCGTGCGCGACATTGAAGCATCAACCAGTTACTATGAATCGATAGGCGTCGGTCCATGGCAACAGATGACCTCGTTCGAAGCGTTCCGCGAGGAACTTCAGGTGCCCGATATCGAGGCCTTCATGCAACTCAAGTATCGCTATGCGCTGCTTAACAATATCCAGATCCAATTGTGTGAGCCGCCGGACGGGAATACATTGCAACGCAGATTCCTTGAACAGTATGGCGAGGGCGTGTTCCACCTCGGCTTCACGGTTGCCGATTGCGATACTGCGGAAGAACTAGGTGAAGCAGTCGGCCTTGAGGTGCTGATGCGCGGGCGCAAGCCTGATCGAAGTGGCTTCACGTACTTTCATACGGCTGAGGGTGGGGCTGGCGTCACTTTGGAGATTCGTGCTGCCTCGAAGTAA
- a CDS encoding amidase yields the protein MFTASSSSSGAFGSTAIDCVRGIRSSQWTSEQVVRASLERAMDREEELHAWACLGAEEAMEEARQRDRQPNRGLLHGLPIGIKDLSDTQAMPTAYGSPAYAGHRPFMDAACVALARAAGAVILGKTATVEFGATRPCATTNPHNKLHTPGGSSAGSAAAVADGQILLATGTQTGGSIIRPAAFCGAVGFKPTFGALSPAGTKGYSWSLDTVGAFATCVADVALFFDVLRGRDESAPLSYAGPAPRIGFFSGPFADQADPAAVEVLDQVAARCSRAGATVRSLACPSGFELSLGWHRTISRYEMGRSLLPERCSAQAEELGPTLLSEIERGRHVDDESYLLAKACGVDLAVTVEALLADHDVLLTLATPGEAPYGLESTGDATFNLSWSLIGLPCISLPMARGPLGLPLSIQLVGARHGDRQLLEAAHWIERIASLHQLQEP from the coding sequence ATGTTCACAGCCTCTTCTTCGTCCTCTGGTGCCTTTGGCTCCACCGCCATTGACTGTGTGCGCGGCATCAGGTCCAGCCAATGGACCTCCGAGCAGGTAGTGCGGGCAAGCCTCGAAAGAGCAATGGATCGAGAAGAGGAACTCCATGCTTGGGCCTGCCTGGGTGCGGAGGAGGCCATGGAGGAAGCGCGCCAACGTGATCGACAGCCCAACCGCGGGCTGTTGCACGGTCTACCTATTGGCATCAAAGATCTGTCGGACACCCAGGCCATGCCAACGGCGTACGGGTCGCCCGCCTATGCGGGCCATCGTCCTTTCATGGACGCCGCGTGCGTGGCTCTGGCGCGTGCGGCGGGCGCAGTGATTCTTGGCAAGACGGCCACAGTGGAGTTCGGCGCGACACGCCCCTGTGCGACGACGAATCCACACAACAAGCTGCACACCCCCGGAGGGTCTTCAGCCGGTTCGGCGGCCGCTGTTGCTGACGGCCAGATTCTGCTGGCCACTGGCACGCAGACAGGCGGGTCGATCATCCGTCCGGCCGCGTTCTGTGGCGCGGTCGGTTTCAAGCCGACCTTTGGTGCCCTCTCACCCGCGGGCACCAAAGGCTATTCGTGGTCACTCGACACGGTGGGCGCCTTCGCGACCTGCGTGGCTGATGTCGCCCTGTTTTTCGACGTGCTGCGAGGCCGTGACGAATCGGCGCCGCTTTCATATGCCGGCCCCGCACCCCGCATCGGCTTTTTCTCTGGTCCGTTTGCGGACCAGGCGGACCCTGCCGCTGTGGAGGTGCTGGACCAGGTGGCTGCTCGATGCAGCCGCGCCGGGGCGACGGTTCGCAGCCTTGCGTGCCCGTCCGGATTTGAGCTGTCCCTTGGCTGGCATCGCACGATCTCCCGTTATGAAATGGGCCGATCGCTGCTGCCTGAGAGATGCAGCGCTCAAGCCGAGGAACTCGGCCCGACGCTGCTGTCGGAAATCGAGCGCGGCCGGCATGTCGATGATGAAAGCTACCTGCTCGCAAAGGCCTGCGGAGTCGATCTGGCCGTCACGGTCGAGGCACTGCTGGCCGATCACGATGTGCTGCTGACGCTCGCCACTCCGGGTGAGGCGCCCTACGGACTCGAATCGACTGGCGACGCGACCTTCAACCTGAGTTGGTCGTTGATCGGACTGCCTTGTATTTCGCTGCCTATGGCCCGTGGCCCGCTCGGGCTGCCCCTGTCCATCCAACTCGTCGGTGCGCGGCATGGCGACCGGCAGCTGCTTGAAGCTGCGCACTGGATCGAACGAATTGCCTCTCTCCATCAACTCCAGGAACCTTGA
- a CDS encoding VOC family protein, whose protein sequence is MTAQVGRVDHPVIAVRNLPAARKQYQKLGFIVPPSGRHQEWGTENLCIMFPADYLEIRGIGDPAKFLAGVDKFLDKGEGLYSVAFNARSADESYAVGLASGLAIEPPRHLNRKLVLEDSVLDLHFKTVMLDHSLFPGLTHANLCEHLTADTLRQPDWLNHPNGVVGFGRLVGVVSDFDAAEQAYTRLLGAEHVRREDGRIWLNFGGGADIELIDAGEARLRSDAQSNLGDSYLASATLLVRDVALTAKLFETNDVRFQHLGAGTLKVDPADACGAHLCFAQG, encoded by the coding sequence ATGACCGCCCAAGTCGGCCGCGTGGATCATCCGGTGATCGCAGTACGTAACCTCCCGGCAGCTCGCAAGCAGTATCAGAAGCTCGGCTTCATCGTGCCGCCCAGCGGCAGGCACCAAGAGTGGGGAACGGAAAATCTTTGCATCATGTTCCCTGCCGACTACCTGGAAATCCGCGGCATCGGCGATCCCGCCAAGTTTCTTGCCGGCGTCGACAAGTTCCTTGACAAGGGCGAGGGTCTCTACAGCGTTGCATTCAATGCCAGATCTGCCGATGAGAGTTACGCGGTTGGCCTTGCCTCCGGCCTCGCCATCGAACCGCCAAGACACCTCAACCGAAAATTGGTGTTGGAAGACAGCGTGCTGGATTTGCACTTCAAGACCGTGATGCTCGACCACAGCCTATTTCCCGGCCTCACGCACGCGAACCTCTGCGAGCATCTGACCGCCGACACGTTGCGCCAGCCCGATTGGTTGAACCACCCCAACGGCGTCGTCGGGTTTGGGCGGCTCGTTGGTGTCGTCAGCGACTTCGATGCCGCTGAGCAAGCTTATACGCGGCTGTTGGGGGCAGAGCACGTGCGCCGCGAAGACGGCCGCATCTGGCTGAATTTCGGAGGGGGCGCCGACATCGAACTAATCGACGCCGGAGAAGCGCGTCTTCGCAGCGACGCGCAGTCCAACTTGGGCGACTCTTACCTGGCGTCGGCCACGCTGTTGGTGCGTGATGTGGCCCTCACGGCCAAGCTGTTTGAGACAAACGACGTTAGGTTCCAGCACCTGGGCGCCGGCACACTGAAAGTAGACCCGGCTGATGCCTGTGGTGCACATCTTTGCTTCGCGCAGGGATGA
- a CDS encoding transporter substrate-binding domain-containing protein gives MKKQLLAVAFSAMTAAGAPAQTVDTVAKIKASGTITLGVRESSGALSYMIGDGKYAGFQVDVCNRVISNLERTLGTKLDVRYQPVTSQNRIPLVLNGTVDLECGSTTNNLTRQKEVAFAVTTYVEEVRVAVKASSGIESLSQLGGKVIVTTTGTTSVQLLRKHNRTAELKFKDVLSGKDMADSFLLLESGRADAFVMDSQVLAGNIATSRSPADYRIVGEPISIEPIAIMLRKDDSAFKKLVDNTIRELIKTGELAKMYDRWFMQPIPPKNVKLNVPASAATRAAWADPNDKPLESYVCSPPSCLPPAPGQ, from the coding sequence ATGAAGAAACAACTATTGGCCGTCGCATTCAGCGCGATGACAGCGGCAGGCGCGCCAGCACAGACGGTCGACACAGTCGCCAAAATCAAGGCTTCGGGCACCATCACCCTGGGCGTGCGCGAGTCGTCGGGCGCCCTTTCGTACATGATTGGCGACGGCAAGTACGCAGGCTTTCAAGTGGACGTTTGCAACCGCGTCATTTCAAACCTGGAACGCACGCTTGGCACCAAGCTCGACGTTCGCTACCAGCCAGTGACCTCGCAAAATCGCATTCCACTCGTGCTGAACGGCACGGTAGACCTTGAGTGCGGCTCGACGACCAACAACCTCACCCGACAAAAGGAAGTTGCCTTTGCGGTCACTACCTACGTCGAGGAAGTGCGCGTTGCAGTCAAGGCCAGCTCCGGCATTGAATCGCTTTCGCAACTGGGGGGCAAGGTGATCGTCACCACGACAGGCACGACGTCCGTTCAACTACTGCGCAAGCACAACCGCACTGCAGAACTCAAGTTCAAGGACGTGTTGTCCGGCAAAGATATGGCGGACAGTTTCCTACTTCTGGAGTCGGGCCGTGCGGACGCCTTCGTGATGGACAGCCAGGTGCTGGCCGGCAATATTGCCACTTCGAGAAGTCCGGCCGACTACCGGATCGTCGGCGAGCCGATCAGCATCGAGCCGATCGCGATCATGCTGCGCAAAGACGATTCAGCATTCAAGAAGCTGGTCGACAACACCATTCGCGAACTGATCAAGACAGGAGAGCTGGCCAAGATGTATGACCGCTGGTTCATGCAGCCCATTCCACCGAAGAACGTCAAGCTGAATGTCCCTGCCAGTGCTGCGACACGGGCGGCGTGGGCCGATCCCAACGACAAGCCGCTGGAATCGTATGTGTGCAGCCCGCCTTCGTGCCTGCCACCAGCGCCGGGCCAGTGA
- a CDS encoding cyclase family protein yields the protein MIVDLSHVFHDQMPGVRFKNEAGEAVELTARMRPFMTHAQSCAHYEGKASFEVTDVAFQTSVGTKMDAPRHRFEGAADIASIELDRLILEGVVIDVRHAAPEQALGFGDLRIPDDIAGKAVLFNFGWDRHWGTEAYRAHPFVSREVLTQLCDAGIALFGVDCSNADSTKDMERPAHTWFLEKNILIVENLTQLEKLQGTSFDFFSIPLKARDAAAFPVRAFAQLRGQPLRDKAASASAMLP from the coding sequence ATGATTGTCGATCTCTCCCATGTGTTTCACGACCAGATGCCCGGCGTGCGCTTCAAGAATGAAGCCGGCGAGGCGGTGGAACTCACGGCTCGCATGCGCCCGTTCATGACCCACGCGCAGTCATGCGCGCACTACGAGGGCAAAGCGTCCTTCGAGGTCACCGATGTGGCTTTTCAGACCTCGGTGGGAACCAAGATGGACGCACCACGTCACCGCTTTGAAGGTGCGGCCGACATTGCCTCGATCGAGCTTGACCGCCTCATTCTGGAAGGCGTTGTGATCGATGTGCGCCATGCAGCGCCGGAACAGGCACTGGGTTTTGGAGACCTGCGGATTCCGGACGACATCGCAGGCAAAGCGGTTTTGTTCAATTTCGGCTGGGACCGCCATTGGGGAACCGAGGCCTACCGTGCGCATCCTTTCGTCTCGCGTGAAGTGCTGACACAGCTGTGCGACGCTGGCATTGCACTGTTCGGCGTCGACTGCTCGAACGCCGATTCGACCAAGGACATGGAGCGCCCGGCCCACACATGGTTTCTTGAGAAGAACATCCTGATCGTGGAGAACCTGACCCAGCTTGAAAAGCTGCAAGGCACGTCGTTCGACTTCTTCTCGATTCCGCTGAAGGCGCGCGACGCGGCGGCCTTCCCGGTGCGCGCATTTGCTCAGCTGCGTGGACAGCCGCTACGCGACAAGGCCGCGAGCGCCAGCGCGATGTTGCCATGA
- a CDS encoding PLP-dependent transferase codes for MSKDISTRLIHHGYVPPAGYEAVPPGVFKGSTVLFPDAATVRERAKAFGHRDGYSYGLYGTPTTYTLEQRLCTLEGGRHCLLCPSGQAAIALVNLGLLSSGDEVLLPTNVYGPSLRHARATLSQMGITHQCYDPLDVSDLQAKLSVRTKLVWVEAPGSITMEFPDLRALVATAKNAGAVVALDNTWGAGIAFAPFEVGVDISIHALTKYPSGGADVLMGSIIANDDKLHDKLRVAYLDLGMGVGANDAELVLRGLASIKARYDLHDATARALASWLVGQKGISRILHPALESCPGHEHWATHCSAAAGLFSVLIDESLSPAQVDAFCDRLQLFGIGLSWGGPMSLVMPYDMGSIRSGKQSYAGHLLRFSIGLESVDDLREDLAQALAGALAA; via the coding sequence ATGTCTAAAGACATCAGCACCCGACTGATCCACCACGGCTACGTCCCACCGGCTGGCTACGAGGCAGTTCCCCCCGGCGTGTTCAAGGGGTCGACCGTCTTGTTTCCCGACGCGGCAACGGTGCGCGAGCGTGCCAAGGCATTCGGTCACCGTGACGGATACAGCTACGGCCTCTATGGCACACCGACGACGTACACCCTTGAACAGCGCCTGTGCACGCTGGAAGGAGGCCGGCACTGCCTGCTCTGCCCGAGCGGGCAGGCGGCCATTGCCCTGGTCAATCTCGGCCTGCTGTCGAGCGGCGACGAGGTGCTTTTGCCCACCAATGTCTATGGGCCCTCGCTGCGCCATGCGCGCGCGACCCTTTCACAGATGGGCATCACGCATCAGTGCTACGACCCCCTGGACGTCTCCGATCTGCAGGCCAAGCTCAGCGTGCGGACCAAACTGGTCTGGGTCGAGGCGCCGGGATCGATCACGATGGAGTTTCCGGACCTTCGGGCACTGGTGGCGACGGCCAAGAACGCGGGCGCGGTCGTCGCGCTTGACAACACCTGGGGGGCGGGCATCGCGTTCGCGCCCTTCGAGGTGGGCGTGGACATCAGCATCCATGCACTGACAAAGTACCCTTCGGGCGGGGCCGATGTCCTGATGGGCTCGATCATTGCGAATGACGACAAGCTGCACGACAAGCTCCGCGTCGCCTACTTGGACCTGGGCATGGGCGTGGGCGCCAACGATGCGGAACTGGTGCTGCGGGGCTTGGCGTCCATCAAGGCTCGCTACGACCTGCACGACGCCACGGCTCGGGCACTCGCCTCATGGTTGGTCGGGCAAAAGGGGATCAGCCGGATCCTGCACCCGGCGCTGGAATCTTGTCCAGGGCACGAGCACTGGGCGACGCACTGCAGTGCCGCTGCGGGCCTCTTTTCGGTGCTCATCGACGAGTCCCTCAGTCCCGCACAAGTCGATGCCTTCTGTGACCGTCTTCAATTGTTCGGAATCGGTCTGTCCTGGGGCGGTCCCATGAGTCTGGTCATGCCCTATGACATGGGAAGCATCCGCAGCGGCAAGCAGAGCTATGCCGGGCATCTGCTGCGTTTTTCGATCGGCCTGGAGAGCGTCGACGATCTGCGGGAGGATCTGGCGCAGGCCTTGGCTGGGGCGTTGGCAGCATAG
- a CDS encoding molybdopterin-dependent oxidoreductase has product MSAYWSTGVDLPNLQQPALARLTDFVTPLEHVFFLRHMAMPEIDRANWRLAICGLVAHELSLSFADLEAMPQTEICAVHECAGHPLHPTVPVRRVANVVWRGVRLSEVLEQACVSPEARFVWSYGADKGDYHGVDIPAYVKDMPVSELHGEAMLATHMNSEPLSDKHGGPVRLVVPGFYGTNSTKWLTRLALSDTRSPGYFTTVMYNDRVVKEGLEQLSPVWRVAPHAVMVQPSEQARLTSGKQKIVGWAWGADAITRVEVSTDEGASWADAQLDAREDHAWQRFEFEWAPPSTGTHQLRCRAFDSTGLGQPEHGVRNAVFSISVTVE; this is encoded by the coding sequence ATGAGCGCGTATTGGTCCACCGGCGTCGACCTGCCGAACCTGCAGCAACCTGCCCTCGCCCGGTTGACCGACTTTGTCACCCCGCTGGAGCACGTCTTCTTTCTGCGCCACATGGCCATGCCGGAGATCGACAGGGCAAACTGGCGACTTGCCATCTGCGGGCTGGTGGCGCATGAGTTGTCGCTCTCGTTTGCAGACCTCGAAGCCATGCCGCAGACCGAGATCTGTGCGGTTCATGAATGCGCGGGGCATCCGTTGCACCCCACGGTGCCGGTGCGCCGTGTGGCGAACGTTGTCTGGCGCGGCGTGCGGTTGTCCGAGGTGCTGGAACAGGCCTGCGTGTCGCCTGAAGCGCGTTTTGTCTGGTCGTACGGCGCCGACAAGGGTGACTACCACGGCGTCGATATTCCTGCCTATGTCAAGGACATGCCCGTTTCGGAGCTGCATGGCGAGGCGATGCTCGCGACGCACATGAACTCGGAGCCGCTCAGTGACAAGCATGGTGGACCGGTGCGCCTCGTCGTGCCTGGCTTCTACGGAACGAACTCGACCAAATGGTTGACACGACTCGCGCTGAGCGACACGAGATCTCCGGGTTATTTCACGACCGTCATGTACAACGACCGCGTCGTCAAAGAAGGCCTGGAGCAGCTTTCTCCCGTCTGGAGAGTGGCACCTCACGCGGTGATGGTCCAGCCATCTGAGCAGGCACGTCTAACTTCCGGCAAACAGAAGATCGTCGGGTGGGCGTGGGGCGCCGATGCAATCACGCGGGTCGAAGTCAGCACCGACGAAGGCGCAAGCTGGGCAGACGCACAGCTTGATGCGCGCGAAGACCATGCATGGCAGCGATTCGAGTTCGAGTGGGCGCCGCCATCGACAGGTACCCACCAGCTGCGTTGCCGCGCGTTTGACAGTACCGGACTCGGCCAGCCCGAACATGGTGTGCGCAATGCGGTTTTCTCCATCTCCGTCACCGTCGAGTAG